In Delphinus delphis chromosome X, mDelDel1.2, whole genome shotgun sequence, the DNA window AGCTTGACGAAATTATCTTAGCAGGTACGGGTACAAAAAAGCTAGTTTATCTTCATATCAATAATTCTCAAAACTTCTCTGATCCACAGCAGTTGAGAATCTCCAGGGGTATGTGAATTTATCAGAAGAGGGTATggatttcaaaaatgttttgaaacacTGCTCTGTATTACCTAACATTTTCACCTTTGTCCCACTCTTGAGTTTTCTTTCTCCTGGCCTCTCCCTTGCTTACACAATTCTCTTGTCACTCAAAGAGTGAACCTGCCTTGCCCTCCCCTCCTCAAGATTTAGTGGTATGTGTGTGATGGGAGATGAATACCTTCTCCACTTCTCCCTTTGAAGGTGACCTCAGAGAAGGACGTGCAAGCAGCCCTGACTCTAGCAAAAGAAAAGTTTGGCCGTGTGGATGTGGCAGTCAACTGTGCAGGCATTGCAGTGGCCAGCAAGACATACAACTTAAAGAAGAGCCAGGCCCATACCTTGGAGGACTTTCAGCGAGTTCTCAATGTAAGGCCTTAGAGGTTCTCCAGGGGTAGTAGTAAGAAGTATTTGGCTGTGGGTGTCCCCAAAGCTTTTAGGGGACAAAAGACTGCTTCTGCTTTAGGTTCTACACCATGTTTCTACTGGTCCTCCAGGTGAATCTCATAGGCACCTTCAATGTGATCCGCCTGGTAGCTGGTGAGATGGGCCAGAATGAACCAGACCAGGGAGGCCAACGTGGGGTCATCATCAACACAGCCAGTGTAGCTGCCTTTGAGGGCCAGGTGTGTGAGTAGGGGCAAGGCTTGTGCCTTGGTGACTTGTTGGGGCCCCTTCCCCCTGTGACCTCCACTCCTTCTCCAGGTTGGACAAGCTGCATACTCTGCTTCCAAGGGGGGCATAGTGGGCATGACACTGCCCATTGCTCGGGATCTGGCTCCCATGGGCATCCGGGTGATGACCATTGCTCCAGGTAGACATATCCCCTCCCTGCCACACCTGGGATTGGATGGGATCTGTGGGCAATTGAGAGGGGAAGGTATTTACCATCTAAACAGCAGCAGCCTTCTATCTCTGGGCATAGGGAAGCACCACAAGTAGGGTTAAGGTGAGGAGGGACCAGGTAAATATGAAAGCGAGGGTGGGTCTCTGACTCTGGTTGTCTTGTCTAGGCCTATTTGGCACTCCGCTGTTGACCACCCTCCCAGATAAAGTGCGCAACTTCCTGGCCAGCCAGGTGCCCTTCCCCAGCCGACTGGGTGACTCTGCTGAGTATGCTCATCTGGTACAGGCCATCATCGAGAACCCATTCCTCAATGGAGAGGTCATCCGGCTGGATGGGGCCATCCGCATGCAGCCTTGAAGGGGGAAGGCAGAGAAAACACAGGCTCCTCTGTCCCTCCTCTTCCTGGAGTACTCTACTCCAGCTTGGGAGGAAGCCCAGTAGCCATTTTGTAACCTCTGCCCACCAGTCACCCTTCGTGCCTAATAAAGTCTCTTTCTCACAGGGGAGCGAGCAGCACTGTGTGCTGGGGGAACTGGCATGGGGAAGAAAGGTGAATGGGTGAAGACTCTGACAGGGTTGCATGCTCAGAGCCCAGGGGTGGGGCGGGAAAGGCAGTACCTCACACCTTTTGTGTCCTATTACAACACGTGGCCTTGATTTTAGTGAATAACTTCATTACCTAGGGTCAAAGGTGGGGGTGCTGGCTCAGCTCTCCCACTGGGAAATGGATCATCTTCCTCTCTTGACTCAGCCTCTGTGAGCTTGATtgatggaggagggagagatgacCATCCAGAGCTCAGCGGCTGCTGGTGTTGAATTGCAAGTGATATTGGGCTGTAGGTTGATTGGTGTAGATTATTGAATTCAGATAGAAATCCAGAGGCCTCAGGTGATgagccttccctctctccctggccCTTGCCATCCGTCTCCACCCTCCCTTGGCATTCATCCCTGCTGCCACCCCCTAGAACTCACTGGTCTTTTTGCTCCTTAGCCAGCTGCTGGTTGAAGGAGCCTAGTACCCTCCGAAATTCAGCACACAgctccctctcctgctcttctAGCTCCATTGCTGCCTGGGCCAAGCACATGGGCTGGCTTTCCCATTTGGTATCCAGTGCTTGTTCGGTCTGGCGCTGTGCCTCCTTTTCATGGTGTTGCACCTCCTGTACTTTCCTGATGGCAGCTCTCTGCTCTAGAATCACGCCCTTCCAGCAATAgggcaggaccctgtggggagCCATAGGGTTTTGGGCGACCTGGGGGTTCTCAGTCAGTACTTCACTTGTGATCTGGTTTTGGTTCTCCATGAGGTTGTCCTCCTGTTGGTGCTGATGCTCACGGCGCTGCTGCTTAGCCATCTTAGCTACCTGGTGGGGCCCCCAAATGTGAGCATTTGGATGCCCAACCTCAGGGAACTCTCAGTCACAGGGGAGGGGGAGACATGGCCCTACTCTCCTCCATCTCAGGGAGAGAAGGAACAGATACTGCATGGCCTTTGAGTGACTTaaggtgggggaaggggtgaAATGGGCAGGGAACTCCCCTGCCCTCTGGAAGCCCTTAGACTaagaggctggggaagggagggcagtGTTCTGTTCTCAGGTCATCCTGAgtctggaggtggggaaggggaccGTCTGCCCTAAGAGGGCCCTTGGGTGAAGGAGGAAATCCTCAGGTAGATGAGAGGGCTGGTGTTGATTCAAGAAGGGTTGTGAGGGGAAAGATGTGGCTGAGGTTCCCCAGGACTTTGTTCAGGGGACTGGGGAGAGCCGGGTGCACTGGATGGCTCTGGCCATACGTACCTGGGCCTTGTTGGCGTTGGCCATGGCAGACATTATGGCCTTGTGGCAGCAGTCCTCCAGCTTGGCCAGCTGGGTGGCCTGCAAGTCCATGGCTAGGCGCAGCTGTTCACTGAGCATATCTACACAGAAATATGGTCAGGGCACTGTACTGGCTTGCTGCATTTCTGGTTCACTCATTCAGCCATTTGTTCAGCAAGCTTTgtggatgtatgtgtatgtatgtttcgGAAGGGGGTAATGTCCTCGTTGGAGGGATGTGTGGAAGGAGGTACTCTTTGGGGCCAGGGATAACCAAAGTGACAGCAACAAGAATTTCTCAGGTCCCTCACTGAAAGATGCCTCCAATGGACCGGAGTCTCAGTGCAGCTCTGTTGCTtctgggctgtgtgaccttggggaaatcatttcatctctgagcctcagtctaaGGGCCATGTGTTGGGTTCTGAGGATACCAATGAATTAGATCCTGTCCTCAGAGAGTTCCTTGTCTAATGGAGGAGATGGATCAAATGTAGATCATCGTACCACAATGTGGTAAGGGCAATGACAGAGATGTATGTAGGGCATTAAGAGAGCTTtgggtgagaggaaggcttccaggaggaggtgatCCTTGAAATACATGTTGCATATAGTCAGAAAGGGCAAAGGGCATTCCAGGCTGCAAGCACAGCATGAGCAAATGTATTGAAACTTTGCTTCAATCCAGCCACACCAGTCTCCTTGCTGTTTCTAGAACATGCCAGACGTTCCTGCCTCAGGGATTTGCAATAAACGTTGCTCTTGTCTCATGCTCTTTTGCCTccctcaggtctttgctcaaatgttaccGCCTCAGTGAGGCCTTCTGTCTCTCCTACCTAAAATTGCCACCTGCCTGCCCCCAACATTTATCCtccttctctgatttatttttctccctagcaTTTGTCACCATCCAGTATACCCTacattttacttaattatttttgtctATTGCCTGTCTCTCTCCTCACTAGAAGGTAACCCTTGTGaaagcagggatttttgtctgttttatccaCTACCATGCCCTAGCACCTGcatcagagcctggcacatagtgggtgctcagtaaatatttatcaaatgaatgaagGGAGTCAAGAAACAGCATGGTCTGTATCTTAAATTACAAATAGTTTGCTCTTCCTAGAGCATAAAATGCAAGTGACTAGGGAGCTCTACAGGGGCCAGACTAAGGACTAAAAACTTGACCCTGAAGGTGGTGGGGAACATGGAAGGATTTTAAGTAAGGGGGGTGACACAGATCTGCATTTTAGAAAGCTCCTTTTGGTGGCCAGTATAGAGGACAGTCAGGCTGGTGGGAGACAGTTGATGTAGGGAAGCCATCTTGGAGGCTAAGGCAGTAGGCCAGTTGGGAGGGCTCAAACCAGGCCAGTGATGGAAAGGATGGAGGGGAAATATATGGAGGTTACATCAGCAGTACTTGATGGATTGGATGAGGGAGTAAGGGAGAAGAAAGACTTGGATGCTTTCCAGGGTCCTGGCTGGGATGACTCCATGCATCGTGTGGCCACCACTGGAACTAGAGGATACAGAATTTAGAGCAGGTTAGGGAGCACTGATGAACTGTTTAGGAAGCTGAGTTGGAGGTGGTCCGCAGGCACCTGGATATCTGATTCTGCAGGTAAAGAGTCCTCAGCACAGAGGTGGCGACATTTTAGCTGAAACCAGAATGAGGACCGAGGGTGCCTGAGGCAAGTATGCAGGGTAAGGAGTGCGCCAGGGACAGAGTCTCAAGAAGGAAGAAGTAGAAGGAAGAGGAATCCATAAAGGGCAGACAGAGGAGGAATGATCGGAGAGCTACAAGCAGAATGTGCTGTCACAGAAGCCAAGGAAGAGAGAGGTTCAAGAAGGAAGATGTGATCATAGTCAAGTGTAGCAAGAAAGTCCCAGTCAAGGAGAAAAGACTGAACAGAGCCTCTTGTACCTGATAACACAAAGGGCATTGATTTTAGTAAGAGCAGTGTCAGTGAAGTTGTGTGGGGAGAAATGAAATCTCAGGGGTTGAGGTGTGACTGGAAAGTTCAGAAGGAAAGAGCAAGTGGAAGCAGATTTTTCAGAAAGTATGGTTGTAAAGGAAAACAGCTAGCTCACAGCATCTAGAGGAATCACACAGTGGAGGgagacttttgtttttttcctaagaagGGTTAGACACAAGCATGCTTACAGCCTTCACAGAAGGGGCCAGTGGAAGGGCAAGTGTTGAGAACCCAGCGGGGAGTACCTAAGGGAGCACAGCCTGTGTGGGAGGCAGGGGGAATGGGGTCCAGAGCATAGGTTGAGGGGTTGGCTCTGGAGAGGCACAGGGACACAGATTTCAGAGACTGGAGGGCGGGGGAAGGGAGGATAGGGGTGCCTTGTTTCATTTCACTCTTCGTAGCAACCCAGAGAGGAAAGATaagccccatttttcagatgaggtcCAGAGGTGAAGTAAaatgcccaaggttacacagccagCAAGTAGTAAGTTGGGATTTGAATCCGGATCTCTCGAGGAATCAGCCCATGTTCCTTCCATGACATTACACAGACTCTCTCCCAGCATTCTGCTGTCCCTGTTGCCTTGCTCTACCTTCTCGTAAACCTGCCTGCTGCCATTGGGCAGCTGGCCCCTGGTTCCACTGCAACTGTTCTGACAAAAATCACCAAATACTCCTAATTTCCAAATCTCATTTACCAAATCTCATTTTCAAGTCTCATTCTTTTCCTATCTGAACTTCTCTGGGGCATTTGACGTTATTGATGACTCCCTCTCTGAAACTTCTCCCTTGGCCTCTGAGTTCCCAGTTTCTCATGGTGACTGACAGCAAGTGTGGCATAGCAGTcaagagtgcaggctctggagccagcctgcctgaGTTCACTTCCCGCACTTCCCGCCTCCATCACCCACTAGCTGTATgattttgggcaagttatttaacatctctgttcttcagtttccTCCACCGAAGATAGGGATACTACTAGTACTTGCCTCATAGGGTTGTCGTGAGGATAAATTGAGTTAATACATGGTAGAAAGCTTGacacagtgtctggtacacagtaagtgctcagcaaaGGTTAGTTCTTCCTTTTGCTACCTGCTTTGCCTAGAATGACCTTTTCTCATTCCCACTCTCTACCTTGCCGAAATTGTACCCAACTTTCCCAAACTGCTTCCTGACAGCGGGCCTGTGCAAACCCCCTACCCTGCCTCCTTTCCTTTGTGAGAACTGACCACTCCCATATTGATGTTTCCTCCGTGTCCTATATATACTTCTATCACAGTATCGCTCATAGTACCTAACGCAGCGTTAAAGTATAGATATGTGCTGGTAAATGActtgtgcatgtatcttttcctctTACTCTACACTGATTTTCTGGAAGGCATGGTTCTGTGGGTTCCTGGAGGGTAGGGTGCCTTTCTTGTTTACTTTGGTCAATTGTTCATTCAACAATGATTTATTGAGCTCCTGACACTGTGGCAGACAATGTACTAGGCAACTGGGATATAGGGGTGGAAATGAGATATGTGGTTCATCTTTAGTGAGCTGACATTTTGGAGAGAAGACAGACATTCCACAAATACTTTCAGATACTTAGTTACCTCTGTGATAAGCGGTATAACAGAACAGGGTGCTATAACAGGGGTGGTTTTAAAGGTGAGCAGTGTGAGTAGATAAGAGATGGTCCTTGCCTGTGAAAGGCTTACTCTAATGGAAAAGGGGGACATAGCCACAGATGTCATAGTAATATTGATAATAGCTACTGGTTATTGAGCACTGACGCTTGTGCTTTACTTACAgtatctcatttcattctcataCGAGCTCTTTGTGGTATggattcatttcctcattttaaagataaggaaactgaagcacagagaggaaaaTTCATTTGCCCAAACcagctagtaagcagcagagccaTTAGGTTTGTCTTCACTGTGCTGCCTCCAGGTAATGGAGTGCCAGGCTGATTGGGGATCAGTGGCTATACTGTCAGTTGATGAAGGAAGTCAGGGAGGTTGGGGCCTGCTCAGTCTAACCTTTCAGCATCAGCCCCTATGGGTAACTGGACCTCCCCACACAGTTCTGGTCTTCTGGGCGCTGTATCCAGCTCAGGATGACTCCCCACTAGGCCTCAGGTCACAGCCTGGAGGGCCCCGCTGCTTACCTGCACAGTTCTCCTCAACTCTGGCTTGCTGTTGCTCTTGCAGCGGCTTCTCCAGGCTGTGCATGAACTCTTCCTGCTGCATTCTCAGGCATATGGCCCTGTCCAAATCTTCCCCAGAGAAGCACTGCAGGCTGGTTCGGCCCCAGTGGGGATCATTGTCACCAAGATGAGCTGGAAACTCCCTCCAGAGTCGGTCTGAATCCCAAAAGTCAAGTTCATGCCTTTTCttgagctgctgcttctgcttccGAAACTTGCATTTTCTTGGCCAGCCGACCTGTCCGTTCTGCCTGTTCCTTCTGTAGTATCTGAGCCACCACATCATATTGCACCTGGTTGGTACCTGGGGGTGGTGGGTAGGGGCATGGAGAAGGCCCCACGGGAGGGACAGAGCCCACTCAGCACAGCCACTGTTCCCAAAGGTCAATCTGGTTTGTCTTACCACACCCCAGGCCTCAGGCCCCACTCCGAAGCAGAACTGCCCTGCCTTATCCCACTCGgcccttgcttttcttctttggctGGTCCCTGGCCTTGGGCTTTTACCATAAGCTGCCACCGTGCTCTGCTTTTTTGCCTTCCTAAGCTTTTTCTCTTCCACCTGGCTGTTCAGGGCTTCAGCATCCACCTGATCCCAAAGAAATGAGTTAAATCAAGGTACGGGCCCAGCAGTGGGCCTCGAATGCTCTAACATAGACTGCTCAGAATTTACGTGCTTCAAAATCCTCCTATAGGATCTCCAGTACCTACTGGATAATGTTCTACCATCTCAGCATGATTTGTAAGTCCCTCAGTGGTCTagcctcttcctctgtctccagcctcatctcaccctcttcccctctcccaccctcagaAGCTCTGCTTACAGTTCCCTGCACATCTTAGGCTGTTTCATACTGATAGCCTTTGCTCCAGCATCTCCCTCCACTTGGAACACTCTTTCCTCCCCTCTTTACCCAAACTCTTATTCATCCCTTAAGACCAGCTCAGACTTCACTTTCCTGACCCCTCCAGCAGGTGCTACTCCTATAGAATCTAGGGCCCACTGCCCACACTATAATGAAGTTTGCCTCTATTGATTATCTCCTACACCAGACTGTGAGCCTGCTAATGCCAGAGACTGGGCCTTAGTCAGCTTTGTATCCCTACTGCCCaacccagtgcttggcacagagcaggccctGAGGAAACGCTTACCAACTAGATCTCGGTCACACCACTCATCCACCCAGCCAGcaatctattttttcttaaactgtcaatattttctctttattttgattataattcatttaaaacatttcaaaatagtgCAAAAGGGAATACAGTTTAGTGAAGAGTAAGTGTCCCTCCCATCTCTGTCCCTCAGGCTGGttaacagtttctttcttttaaatatatttatttattttattatttatttggctgcactgggtcttagttgcagcacgcaggatcttcgttgcagtatatgggatcttttagttgtggcatgcgggatctatttccttgaccagggatcgaaccccggccccctgcattgggagcacagagtcttagccactggaccaccagggaacagTTAACAGTTTCTTATGTAGCCTTCCAGAAAGAGTTTAGGCATATGCATGCAAtaccaaatattcttttttcttttttaatatatttatttatttatttatggctgacaaaatattggctattgggtcttcgttgctgggcgtgagctttctctagttatggcgagtgggggctactcttcattgcatcttgttgtggagcatgggctctagagcacaggctcagtagctgtggcacatgggcttagttgctccgcggcatgtgggatcttcccggatcagggctcaaacccatgtcccctccattggcaggcagattcttaaccactgcgccaccagggaagcccccaaatattcTTTATAGACTTCTTTCGGCTCCATTTGCCTGTCTCTTGAGAACCAGGCCACTTGGCCCCGAGCTGACTGGAGAAGTCAGCTGTCACTGGCTCCTCTAACCCCAGTCTCTTCCCCTGCACCCCCAGTCCCCTTTCCCAGGCTCTTCCCACACGTGGGGGGTGAGCGTTttcaccctcctccttcctttctagcCCTACAGTCTGCTTGAATCAGGGAGGGGCTGTGATGGGCACTGCTATGTTCCTCTCCAGGTGTAAGAGTGAGGTGGCCCCTGGTCCAGAGAAAGTCCTTGCTGCCCACTCACCCGCATTTCTCTGGTCCACACATTGAA includes these proteins:
- the HSD17B10 gene encoding 3-hydroxyacyl-CoA dehydrogenase type-2, which translates into the protein MAAACRSVKGLVAVITGGASGLGLATAERLVGLGATAVLLDLPNSDGETQAKKLGKNCAFAPADVTSEKDVQAALTLAKEKFGRVDVAVNCAGIAVASKTYNLKKSQAHTLEDFQRVLNVNLIGTFNVIRLVAGEMGQNEPDQGGQRGVIINTASVAAFEGQVGQAAYSASKGGIVGMTLPIARDLAPMGIRVMTIAPGLFGTPLLTTLPDKVRNFLASQVPFPSRLGDSAEYAHLVQAIIENPFLNGEVIRLDGAIRMQP
- the RIBC1 gene encoding LOW QUALITY PROTEIN: RIB43A-like with coiled-coils protein 1 (The sequence of the model RefSeq protein was modified relative to this genomic sequence to represent the inferred CDS: inserted 2 bases in 1 codon), with amino-acid sequence MYKVDPPPHPKEVAAIEARRNQEKEQQSQFFNVWTREMRVDAEALNSQVEEKKLRKAKKQSTVAAYGTNQVQYDVVAQILQKEQAERTGRLAKKMQXFRKQKQQLKKRHELDFWDSDRLWREFPAHLGDNDPHWGRTSLQCFSGEDLDRAICLRMQQEEFMHSLEKPLQEQQQARVEENCADMLSEQLRLAMDLQATQLAKLEDCCHKAIMSAMANANKAQVAKMAKQQRREHQHQQEDNLMENQNQITSEVLTENPQVAQNPMAPHRVLPYCWKGVILEQRAAIRKVQEVQHHEKEAQRQTEQALDTKWESQPMCLAQAAMELEEQERELCAEFRRVLGSFNQQLAKEQKDQPLDFYLNSIIYTNQPTAQYHLQFNTSSR